From the Danaus plexippus chromosome 5, MEX_DaPlex, whole genome shotgun sequence genome, one window contains:
- the LOC116769224 gene encoding uncharacterized protein LOC116769224 — protein MGPGQSNFAVYIYILFGFIGWASGQDYYEERHKYQLRTQMGHLTSIPKQFEVKGENALAIFNKNLLEIDELAAKQNLSVIYKVKVDTVIKNKHKTQHKSFVNKNKSKKYKVPLKKKNMKLSSFEMVLRKHANDVGLHQYSNDVTTTEKQKIIYTTKPMWAGKYKPIVGAVKTSYAKIVRPVRNRIITLET, from the exons ATGGGTCCTGGACAAAGCAATTTTGcggtgtatatatatatacttttcggGTTTATTGGATGGGCTTCTGGACAGGATTATTATGAAG AGCGACACAAATACCAACTAAGAACACAAATGGGCCACCTCACTTCAATACCGAAGCAGTTCGAAGTGAAAGGAGAAAACGCTCTCgcaattttcaacaaaaatttactAGAAATCGATGAATTAGCAGCGAAACAGAACCTCTCCGTCATTTATAAAGTCAAAGTAGATACCGTAATTAAAAACAAGCACAAAACTCAACACAAAAGTTTCGTCAATAAGAACAaatcgaaaaaatataaagtaccaTTGAAAAAGAAGAACATGAAGCTATCGAGTTTCGAGATGGTGTTAAGAAAACACGCCAATGATGTCGGATTGCATCAATATTCGAATGACGTCACCACGACAGAAAAACAAAAGATTATATACACAACGAAACCAATGTGGGCAGGAAAATATAAACCAATAGTAGGGGCTGTGAAAACAAGTTACGCGAAAATTGTAAGACCAGTgagaaatagaataataacacTAGAAACGTAA